From one Rhodovulum sp. ES.010 genomic stretch:
- the fabD gene encoding ACP S-malonyltransferase, whose translation MRAFVFPGQGAQTIGMGKALADAYPQARAVFEEVDEALGEALSVLIWEGEQDALTLTRNAQPALMATSMAAMAALGAEGVTVRSADFVAGHSLGEYSALCAAGAISLADTAQLLRARGEAMQRAVAVGEGAMAAILGLDLETVQGVAREAAEGQVVEAANDNDPGQVVISGHKPAVERAVAVAQERGAKRAVMLPVSAPFHCSLMEPAARVMADQLKDVAIEPPLVPVVANVRARGESAPDAIRGLLVEQVTGMVRWRESIAWMAGEGVAEVWEVGAGKALSGMVRRIAREVATRQVGTPEDVTAAVESMS comes from the coding sequence ATGCGGGCATTCGTGTTTCCGGGGCAGGGTGCGCAGACGATCGGCATGGGCAAGGCGCTGGCCGATGCCTATCCTCAGGCGCGCGCGGTTTTCGAGGAGGTCGACGAGGCGTTGGGCGAGGCCCTGTCGGTCCTGATATGGGAGGGCGAACAGGACGCACTGACGCTGACGCGCAACGCCCAGCCCGCGCTGATGGCGACGTCGATGGCCGCGATGGCAGCGCTGGGTGCTGAAGGCGTGACGGTGAGGTCCGCCGATTTCGTGGCCGGGCACTCTTTGGGCGAGTATTCGGCGCTTTGTGCGGCCGGGGCGATCAGCCTGGCCGATACCGCGCAACTTCTGCGTGCCCGTGGCGAGGCGATGCAGCGGGCCGTCGCTGTCGGCGAAGGGGCGATGGCCGCGATCCTGGGGCTTGACCTGGAGACCGTGCAGGGCGTTGCGCGCGAAGCGGCAGAGGGCCAGGTCGTCGAAGCGGCGAACGACAACGACCCCGGCCAGGTCGTGATCTCGGGCCACAAGCCGGCCGTCGAGCGGGCCGTGGCGGTGGCGCAGGAGCGCGGCGCAAAGCGGGCTGTCATGCTGCCGGTCTCGGCGCCGTTCCACTGTTCGCTGATGGAGCCGGCCGCGCGGGTCATGGCCGATCAATTGAAGGATGTCGCGATCGAGCCGCCTTTGGTCCCGGTCGTCGCCAATGTCCGCGCCCGTGGAGAGAGCGCCCCGGATGCGATCCGTGGCCTTCTGGTCGAGCAGGTGACCGGCATGGTGCGCTGGCGGGAGTCGATTGCCTGGATGGCCGGTGAAGGTGTCGCCGAGGTCTGGGAAGTGGGTGCGGGCAAGGCGCTGTCGGGCATGGTCCGACGGATCGCGCGCGAGGTGGCCACGCGCCAGGTCGGCACGCCCGAGGACGTGACGGCGGCTGTCGAAAGCATGAGTTGA
- the fabG gene encoding 3-oxoacyl-[acyl-carrier-protein] reductase has product MFDLSGKCALVTGASGGIGGEIARALHGQGAKVALSGTREAPLEALAADLGERAHVVPCDLSDPEAVDGLPARAAEAMGAMDILVNNAGITRDTLFMRLKDEDWQAVIDLNLTAAMRLCRGALRGMMKARWGRIVNITSVVGHSGNPGQANYCAAKAGLLGMSKSLAQEVAARGITVNCVAPGFIETAMTGKLTDEQKAGILGAVPVGAMGTPHDVAAAVVYLASEEAGYVTGASLHVNGGMAMI; this is encoded by the coding sequence ATGTTCGATCTGAGCGGGAAATGCGCGCTGGTGACCGGCGCGTCGGGGGGCATCGGCGGCGAGATCGCGCGTGCCCTGCATGGTCAGGGTGCGAAGGTGGCGCTGTCGGGAACTCGCGAGGCGCCGCTGGAGGCGCTGGCGGCGGATCTTGGCGAGCGGGCCCATGTGGTTCCCTGCGATCTGTCCGATCCCGAGGCGGTGGACGGCTTGCCCGCGCGCGCTGCCGAGGCGATGGGCGCGATGGACATTCTGGTGAACAACGCCGGCATCACCCGCGACACGTTGTTCATGCGGCTGAAGGACGAGGACTGGCAGGCGGTGATCGACCTGAACCTGACCGCGGCTATGCGGCTCTGCCGCGGTGCGCTCAGGGGCATGATGAAGGCCCGCTGGGGGCGCATCGTGAATATCACCTCGGTGGTGGGCCATTCCGGCAATCCGGGGCAGGCCAATTATTGCGCCGCCAAGGCGGGCCTTCTCGGCATGTCGAAATCGCTGGCGCAGGAGGTGGCGGCGCGGGGCATCACGGTGAACTGCGTCGCCCCGGGGTTCATCGAGACGGCGATGACCGGGAAACTGACCGACGAGCAGAAGGCGGGAATCTTGGGTGCGGTACCGGTAGGTGCGATGGGCACGCCGCACGACGTGGCGGCGGCCGTAGTCTACCTGGCCAGCGAGGAGGCCGGATATGTCACGGGCGCCAGCCTGCACGTGAACGGCGGAATGGCGATGATATAA
- a CDS encoding acyl carrier protein produces the protein MSDIAERVKKIVVEHLGVEEDKVTDNASFIDDLGADSLDTVELVMAFEEEFGIEIPDDAAETIQTFGDAVKFIKEAA, from the coding sequence ATGAGCGACATCGCGGAGCGCGTGAAGAAGATCGTCGTCGAGCATCTCGGCGTCGAAGAGGACAAGGTGACCGACAACGCCTCGTTCATCGACGACCTGGGCGCCGACAGCCTGGACACGGTCGAACTGGTGATGGCCTTCGAGGAAGAGTTCGGCATCGAGATCCCGGACGACGCTGCCGAGACGATCCAGACCTTCGGCGATGCGGTGAAGTTCATCAAGGAAGCCGCCTGA
- a CDS encoding PilZ domain-containing protein, whose translation MSAQLMGAAAFAQSAPASDACPLHDWLAWVYAAGESLDRSSGGPEAERAPLDLARAVMQAESTSLTRVMGAVELDQHLPTVTAYLVLLKARLIDLVDPASEPLPNRAAKRDPRHPDAIRMGAFIGELACEADPDWTARPPKAETESELPEDARQDSVRDALLATGAALGAATTAAAIVALGAGLFTLLDRRRNIRHPCRMKTDLHTTCGQHAGVAVDISRKGAKLRVGEEIADHTRCVFEVGGLALPARVLWSNSHFAGISFFTPMEQATFEQLLRRHQWDAPAFAYPMQGHTQPNVPLADAL comes from the coding sequence ATGTCGGCGCAGCTCATGGGCGCCGCAGCGTTCGCACAGAGCGCGCCGGCCAGCGATGCCTGCCCGTTGCATGACTGGCTGGCCTGGGTCTACGCGGCCGGCGAGAGTCTTGACCGCAGTTCCGGCGGGCCCGAAGCGGAGCGCGCGCCCCTCGACCTGGCCCGGGCCGTGATGCAAGCTGAGTCCACAAGCCTCACGCGAGTTATGGGCGCAGTCGAACTCGACCAGCACTTGCCGACCGTCACCGCTTATCTGGTGCTGCTGAAGGCCCGACTTATCGACCTCGTCGATCCTGCAAGCGAGCCTCTTCCAAACCGAGCAGCAAAGCGGGACCCGCGCCACCCCGACGCCATACGCATGGGCGCCTTCATCGGCGAGCTCGCCTGCGAGGCCGACCCCGACTGGACCGCGCGCCCGCCCAAGGCGGAAACGGAGTCGGAGCTGCCGGAGGACGCGCGGCAAGACTCCGTGCGCGACGCGCTCCTGGCAACTGGTGCGGCGCTCGGCGCCGCCACCACGGCCGCTGCCATCGTCGCGCTGGGTGCCGGGCTATTCACGCTGCTCGACCGACGCCGAAACATCCGCCATCCCTGCCGGATGAAGACGGACCTGCACACCACTTGTGGACAGCACGCCGGCGTCGCCGTCGATATCAGCCGCAAGGGCGCGAAACTGCGCGTCGGCGAAGAGATCGCCGACCATACCCGCTGCGTATTCGAGGTCGGGGGGCTCGCCCTGCCCGCCCGGGTACTGTGGTCGAACAGCCATTTCGCCGGGATCAGCTTCTTCACGCCCATGGAACAGGCCACGTTCGAGCAGTTGCTGCGCCGCCACCAGTGGGATGCACCTGCCTTTGCATATCCGATGCAGGGACATACGCAGCCGAACGTGCCGTTGGCTGACGCACTCTGA
- the fabF gene encoding beta-ketoacyl-ACP synthase II, whose translation MRRVVVTGLGMVSPLASGVEETWKRLIEGQSGVGPITRFDPSRLATTYAAEIPFGDGAEGTFNPDDWMEPKERRKVDDFILYAMAAASQAVRDSGWKPQTDRERERTGVMIGSGIGGLQTIAETAVVIHEKGTRRVSPFFIPGSLINLASGQVSIRFGFKGPNHAVVTACSTGAHAIGDAARLIQVGDAEVMVAGGTESPICEIGIAGFNACKALSTKRGNDPQSASRPWDADRDGFVMGEGAGVVVLEEYEHAKARGATIYAEVLGYGLSGDAYHITAPSEDGEGGYRSMSAALERAGLTPGDVDYINAHGTSTMADTIELGAVERLLGDAVNSATMSSTKSSVGHLLGAAGAVEAIFCILALRDQVAPPTLNLDHPPEGARLDLAPKVARKREIGVALSNSFGFGGTNATLVMGHGDR comes from the coding sequence ATGCGTCGAGTAGTGGTCACGGGCCTGGGGATGGTCTCCCCGCTGGCCTCGGGCGTCGAGGAAACCTGGAAGCGCCTGATCGAGGGGCAGTCCGGCGTCGGACCGATCACCCGGTTCGATCCGTCGCGCCTGGCGACGACCTATGCAGCGGAGATTCCCTTCGGTGACGGCGCGGAGGGCACGTTCAACCCCGACGACTGGATGGAGCCGAAGGAGCGCCGCAAGGTCGACGATTTCATACTCTACGCGATGGCCGCGGCCAGCCAGGCTGTCAGGGATTCGGGATGGAAGCCGCAGACCGACCGAGAGCGGGAGCGGACGGGAGTGATGATCGGCTCGGGGATCGGCGGCCTGCAGACCATCGCCGAAACGGCCGTCGTGATCCACGAAAAGGGGACGCGGCGGGTCTCGCCTTTCTTCATTCCGGGCTCCCTGATCAACCTCGCCTCCGGGCAGGTCTCGATCCGGTTCGGCTTCAAGGGGCCGAACCACGCGGTTGTTACGGCCTGTTCGACTGGCGCCCACGCGATCGGCGATGCGGCGCGGCTGATCCAGGTGGGAGATGCGGAGGTCATGGTCGCAGGGGGGACCGAAAGCCCGATCTGCGAGATCGGGATCGCGGGGTTCAACGCGTGCAAGGCGCTGTCGACCAAGCGCGGCAACGACCCGCAATCGGCCTCGCGGCCCTGGGACGCGGATCGCGACGGCTTCGTGATGGGCGAAGGCGCGGGCGTCGTAGTCCTGGAGGAGTACGAGCATGCCAAGGCCCGCGGCGCGACCATCTATGCCGAGGTCCTGGGATACGGGCTTTCGGGCGACGCCTATCACATCACCGCGCCCTCGGAAGATGGCGAGGGCGGGTACCGCTCCATGTCCGCCGCTCTGGAGCGGGCGGGGCTGACGCCGGGCGACGTGGATTACATCAATGCGCACGGCACGTCGACTATGGCGGATACAATCGAACTTGGCGCTGTCGAGCGGCTTCTGGGCGACGCGGTGAACAGTGCAACCATGTCCTCTACCAAGTCCTCGGTCGGGCATCTTCTGGGCGCCGCGGGCGCGGTCGAGGCAATCTTCTGCATCCTCGCGCTGCGCGACCAGGTGGCGCCGCCGACGCTCAACCTCGATCACCCGCCCGAAGGCGCGCGACTCGATCTTGCGCCCAAGGTGGCGCGGAAACGTGAGATCGGGGTGGCGCTGTCCAACTCCTTCGGCTTTGGCGGCACGAACGCGACGTTGGTGATGGGCCACGGGGACCGCTGA
- the mltG gene encoding endolytic transglycosylase MltG, giving the protein MWRSVASNALTLFIALFLLGGGVLIWGQRQYTAPGPLTEAICLRVELGSTMGRVSRQLASEDAISNPTIFRLGAQYTEKAALLKAGSFLVQPGASMEEIVDSVTRGGRSTCGTELNFRVGVVSAEVEVRELDPGTSRYVQVLSFDPAGDVPPEYAEFRDQPDLRFRVTLAEGVTSWQVVEELKAADFLKGDLAGLPAEGSIAPDSYEIAEGTARAALIDEMQARQAAILAALWAERAEGLPLESPEEALILASIVEKETGVPQERGQVASVFVNRLEEGIRLQTDPTVIYGLTRGKEPLGRGIRQSELRRETPWNTYVIDGLPPTPIANPGRAAIEAALNPEETDYLFFVADGTGGHAFAETLTEHNENVARWRRIEAERQEQDQK; this is encoded by the coding sequence ATGTGGCGATCCGTCGCCTCCAACGCCCTGACGCTGTTCATCGCGCTGTTCCTGCTGGGGGGCGGCGTGCTGATCTGGGGGCAGCGACAGTACACGGCCCCCGGCCCGCTCACCGAGGCGATCTGTCTGCGGGTGGAGCTTGGCTCGACGATGGGGCGGGTCTCGCGGCAACTGGCCAGCGAGGATGCGATCTCGAACCCGACGATATTTCGGCTCGGCGCGCAATACACCGAGAAGGCGGCCTTGCTGAAGGCGGGTAGCTTCCTTGTCCAACCCGGCGCCTCAATGGAGGAGATCGTCGATTCGGTCACCCGCGGTGGGCGCTCGACCTGCGGCACGGAACTCAATTTCCGGGTGGGCGTGGTCAGTGCCGAGGTCGAGGTGCGGGAACTCGACCCCGGGACCAGCCGTTATGTACAAGTGTTGTCCTTCGACCCGGCGGGCGACGTGCCTCCAGAATACGCAGAGTTTCGGGACCAGCCCGACCTGCGGTTTCGCGTTACCCTGGCCGAGGGGGTCACAAGTTGGCAGGTGGTGGAAGAACTGAAGGCCGCGGATTTCCTCAAGGGCGACCTGGCCGGTCTGCCCGCCGAGGGCAGCATTGCGCCGGACAGCTATGAGATTGCCGAGGGGACGGCACGCGCCGCGCTCATCGACGAGATGCAGGCGCGACAGGCGGCGATCCTCGCGGCGCTTTGGGCAGAGCGGGCCGAGGGGCTGCCGCTGGAGAGCCCGGAGGAGGCGTTGATCCTGGCGTCCATCGTCGAGAAGGAGACCGGGGTACCGCAGGAGCGTGGCCAGGTCGCCAGCGTGTTTGTCAATCGGCTTGAGGAGGGGATCCGCCTCCAGACGGACCCGACCGTGATCTATGGCCTGACCCGCGGAAAGGAACCCTTGGGCCGGGGCATACGGCAGAGCGAGTTGCGCCGCGAAACACCGTGGAACACATATGTCATCGATGGGTTGCCGCCTACCCCAATTGCGAATCCGGGCCGGGCGGCGATTGAGGCCGCGCTGAACCCGGAAGAGACCGATTACCTGTTTTTCGTGGCCGATGGCACGGGGGGGCACGCATTTGCCGAAACCCTGACCGAGCATAATGAGAACGTCGCCCGCTGGCGCCGGATCGAGGCGGAACGCCAGGAACAGGACCAGAAGTAG
- a CDS encoding DNA-packaging protein gives MRPVLRSGADWVACAPPEDQTAFLNSLDNGALLALPFLFEFWAMPHQLPPEYDWRAWVVMGGRGAGKTRAGAEWVRSEVEGPRPLDPGRSRRVALVGETLDQVREVMVFGDSGLLACSPPDRRPRWEATRHRLIWPNGAIAQTFSAHDPERLRGPQFDAAWADELAKWKKAEQTWDMLQFGLRLGPSPRQCITTTPRNLGILRSILANPTTVVTHAQTEANRANLAASFLEAVRARYSGTRLGRQELDGILLEESEGALWSLATLEGARIDNAPALDRIVVAVDPPVSGHAGSDECGLVVAGAVTKGPPQNWGAVVLEDASLSGVAPTVWAQAAIDAMERHGADRLVAEVNQGGDLVETVIRQLDPLIPFRALHASRGKAARAEPVAALYEQGRVKHLRGLDALEDQMCRLTARGYDAPGSPDRVDALVWAIHELMIAPAAHWRRPRVRSL, from the coding sequence ATGCGGCCCGTGTTGAGGTCGGGAGCCGACTGGGTCGCCTGCGCACCACCCGAGGACCAGACGGCCTTTCTAAATAGCCTGGATAACGGGGCATTGCTTGCGCTGCCCTTCCTCTTCGAGTTCTGGGCGATGCCGCATCAATTACCGCCCGAGTACGACTGGCGGGCCTGGGTTGTTATGGGCGGCCGCGGCGCGGGCAAGACGCGGGCGGGGGCGGAGTGGGTCCGCTCCGAGGTCGAGGGGCCGCGCCCCCTCGACCCCGGCCGGTCGCGCCGCGTCGCGCTGGTCGGCGAGACGCTCGACCAGGTCCGTGAGGTGATGGTGTTCGGCGACAGTGGGCTCCTGGCCTGCTCGCCGCCGGACCGTCGCCCGCGCTGGGAAGCGACGCGGCACCGGCTTATCTGGCCGAACGGGGCAATCGCGCAGACCTTTTCGGCGCATGACCCGGAGAGGCTGAGGGGCCCACAGTTCGACGCGGCCTGGGCTGATGAACTGGCAAAGTGGAAGAAGGCGGAACAGACGTGGGACATGCTGCAATTCGGGCTCAGGCTCGGGCCGTCGCCGCGGCAATGCATCACGACGACGCCGCGCAACCTTGGGATTCTGAGATCGATCTTGGCCAATCCGACGACGGTGGTGACCCACGCGCAGACCGAGGCGAACCGGGCAAACCTCGCGGCCTCGTTCCTCGAGGCGGTGCGGGCGCGCTATTCCGGCACGCGGCTCGGGCGGCAGGAGCTTGACGGGATATTGCTAGAGGAGTCCGAGGGCGCGCTCTGGTCGCTCGCAACGCTGGAGGGCGCGCGGATCGACAACGCGCCGGCTTTGGACCGGATCGTGGTCGCGGTTGACCCGCCGGTTTCGGGGCATGCCGGCTCGGACGAGTGTGGACTCGTGGTCGCAGGAGCCGTGACCAAGGGGCCGCCGCAGAACTGGGGCGCGGTGGTGCTTGAGGATGCAAGCCTTTCGGGCGTGGCGCCGACGGTTTGGGCGCAGGCCGCGATCGATGCAATGGAACGTCACGGGGCCGACCGGCTGGTGGCCGAGGTTAACCAGGGCGGCGATCTCGTCGAAACGGTCATACGCCAACTCGACCCGCTGATCCCGTTCCGCGCGTTGCATGCCTCGCGGGGCAAAGCGGCGCGGGCCGAGCCGGTAGCCGCGCTGTATGAGCAGGGCCGGGTGAAACACCTTCGCGGGCTCGACGCGCTGGAGGACCAAATGTGCCGGCTGACCGCGCGGGGCTACGATGCGCCCGGCAGTCCCGACCGCGTGGACGCTTTGGTCTGGGCGATCCACGAACTGATGATCGCCCCGGCCGCGCATTGGCGGCGTCCGCGGGTGCGGAGCCTGTAA
- a CDS encoding phage portal protein → MKFDIFRRAEKTVPESKASASGPVIAWAGAGRVAWSPRDTVSLTRNGFTGNPVGFRAVKLIAEAAAALPLVCQDAARRYEAHPLLNLVARPNPAQGRAELFEALYGQLVLSGNGYLEAVGAGEDLPLELHVLRSDRMHLVPGRDGWPVAYEYAVGGRKHRFDMTVAAPPICHIKSFHPQDDHYGLSPMQAAATALDVHNAASRWSKALLDNAARPSGAIVYRGTDAGQSLSDEQYARLQDEMLAHHQGAANAGRPMLLEGGLDWKPMGFSPSDMEFQKTKEAAAREIATAFGVPPMLLGIPGDATYANYQEANRAFYRLTVLPLVAKVAGTVADFLSRHSGEAVNLAPDLDKVPALAAEREAQWNRVAAADFLTEDEKRALLGLPKRPEGA, encoded by the coding sequence ATGAAATTCGACATCTTCCGACGTGCGGAAAAGACCGTTCCCGAGTCCAAGGCCTCGGCCTCCGGACCCGTTATCGCCTGGGCCGGCGCAGGCCGCGTGGCCTGGAGCCCGCGCGATACGGTTTCGTTGACGCGCAATGGCTTCACCGGCAACCCGGTGGGGTTCCGCGCGGTCAAGCTGATCGCCGAGGCCGCCGCCGCCCTCCCGCTCGTCTGCCAGGATGCGGCGCGCCGGTATGAAGCGCACCCGCTGCTCAACCTGGTTGCGCGGCCCAATCCCGCCCAAGGCCGGGCCGAGCTGTTCGAGGCGCTATACGGCCAGCTTGTGTTGTCGGGCAACGGGTATCTCGAGGCCGTGGGTGCGGGCGAGGACCTGCCACTTGAGTTGCACGTGCTGCGCTCCGACCGGATGCATCTGGTGCCGGGGCGCGACGGCTGGCCCGTGGCCTACGAGTACGCGGTCGGCGGCCGAAAGCACCGGTTCGACATGACCGTAGCCGCGCCGCCGATCTGCCATATCAAGAGCTTTCATCCGCAGGATGACCATTACGGCCTTTCGCCGATGCAGGCGGCGGCGACCGCGCTCGATGTGCACAACGCGGCTTCGCGCTGGTCCAAGGCACTGCTCGACAACGCGGCGCGGCCTTCGGGCGCGATCGTCTACCGGGGGACCGATGCCGGTCAGTCCCTCAGTGACGAGCAATATGCAAGACTGCAGGACGAGATGCTGGCCCATCACCAGGGCGCGGCCAATGCCGGGCGGCCGATGCTTCTGGAAGGTGGGCTTGATTGGAAGCCGATGGGGTTCTCGCCCTCGGACATGGAGTTTCAGAAGACCAAGGAAGCGGCGGCGCGCGAAATTGCGACGGCGTTCGGAGTGCCACCAATGCTCTTAGGGATCCCGGGCGACGCGACCTATGCCAACTACCAGGAAGCCAACCGGGCATTTTACCGGCTGACCGTGTTGCCGTTGGTGGCCAAGGTCGCCGGCACGGTGGCCGATTTCCTGTCGCGCCATTCCGGCGAGGCGGTCAACCTGGCGCCCGATCTCGACAAGGTGCCGGCACTCGCCGCCGAGCGGGAAGCGCAGTGGAACCGGGTCGCCGCCGCAGATTTCCTCACGGAGGATGAGAAACGCGCCCTTCTGGGCCTGCCGAAGCGGCCGGAGGGCGCATGA
- a CDS encoding HK97 family phage prohead protease, giving the protein MNAYDWDIGLERKFCPPEAPLALNDGATIEGYASLFGAIDHGGDIVQAGAYASCLTRMLAEGRRVKMLWQHDPGEPIGIWDEVREDGKGLYVKGRLLTDVARAREAAALIAAGAIDGLSIGYRTKRAERDASGRRLLSELELWEVSLVTFPMLADARVGGKAEEPAEALMRDLAEAFAGARHILAEG; this is encoded by the coding sequence ATGAACGCATATGACTGGGACATCGGGCTCGAGCGCAAGTTCTGCCCGCCGGAGGCGCCGCTTGCTTTGAACGACGGCGCGACGATCGAGGGCTATGCCTCGCTCTTCGGCGCGATCGACCATGGCGGCGACATCGTGCAGGCCGGCGCCTATGCCAGTTGCCTGACGCGGATGCTGGCCGAGGGTCGGCGGGTCAAGATGCTTTGGCAGCACGATCCGGGCGAACCCATCGGAATCTGGGACGAGGTACGCGAAGACGGCAAGGGCCTGTACGTGAAGGGCCGCCTGCTGACCGACGTGGCGCGGGCCCGGGAGGCGGCCGCGCTGATCGCGGCCGGTGCGATCGACGGACTGTCGATCGGCTATCGCACCAAGCGTGCCGAGAGAGATGCAAGCGGGCGAAGGCTCCTGTCGGAGCTCGAACTCTGGGAAGTGTCGCTGGTGACCTTTCCGATGCTTGCCGATGCGCGGGTGGGCGGCAAGGCGGAAGAACCCGCCGAGGCGCTGATGCGCGACTTGGCGGAGGCCTTCGCGGGCGCCCGTCACATTCTGGCCGAGGGCTGA
- a CDS encoding phage major capsid protein produces MIETETKSGGHQAPAAEVKQALNSFLGDFREFQADVKSKLQQQEERLTMLDRKSQMNAAAGRPALSRAADVDAPHKKAFAAYLRNGDDDGLRGLEMEGKALGTSVAADGGYLVDPGTSDTIKSVLQSTASIRSIAQVVTVESTSYDVLVDHSDIGSGWSSETATQVETDTPQIERVSIPLHELSAMPKASQRLLDDSAFDIEAWLASRIADKFARAEAAAFVAGDGVDKPMGFLSHPQVAEAAWSWGSLGYVPTGSDGDFDAVAPSDAILDLVYSLGAEYRAGASLVMNSRTAGAVRKMKDSDGRFLWADGLAAGEPARLLGYPVLIAEDMPDIAPDAAAIAFGNFQAGYTVAERPDLRVLRDPFSAKPHVLFYATKRVGGDVSDFAAIKLLKFAAS; encoded by the coding sequence ATGATCGAGACCGAGACCAAGTCCGGCGGGCACCAGGCCCCGGCGGCGGAAGTGAAACAGGCGCTGAACTCCTTTCTGGGCGATTTCCGGGAGTTCCAGGCCGATGTGAAATCGAAACTGCAACAACAGGAAGAGCGACTGACCATGCTGGACCGTAAATCGCAAATGAACGCTGCCGCGGGCCGTCCTGCGCTGTCCCGCGCCGCCGATGTCGACGCGCCGCACAAAAAGGCCTTCGCGGCCTACCTGCGCAACGGCGACGATGACGGGCTGCGGGGGCTCGAAATGGAGGGCAAGGCGCTGGGCACCTCGGTCGCGGCCGACGGCGGCTATCTCGTCGATCCCGGGACCTCGGACACGATCAAGTCGGTGCTGCAATCGACTGCCTCGATCCGGTCGATCGCGCAGGTCGTTACCGTCGAGTCCACGTCCTACGACGTGTTGGTGGACCATTCGGATATCGGGTCGGGTTGGTCCAGCGAAACCGCCACCCAAGTCGAGACCGACACGCCCCAGATCGAGCGCGTCTCGATTCCACTGCACGAGCTTTCGGCGATGCCGAAGGCCAGCCAGCGGCTTCTGGACGACTCGGCCTTCGACATCGAGGCATGGCTGGCGTCGCGCATCGCCGACAAGTTCGCCCGCGCCGAGGCGGCGGCCTTCGTGGCAGGGGACGGTGTCGACAAGCCGATGGGCTTTCTCAGCCACCCGCAGGTTGCCGAAGCTGCTTGGTCCTGGGGCAGCCTCGGCTATGTCCCGACCGGCAGCGATGGCGATTTCGACGCGGTGGCGCCGTCGGACGCCATCCTCGACCTCGTCTACTCGCTGGGCGCGGAATACCGCGCGGGCGCCAGCCTTGTCATGAATTCGCGTACCGCCGGCGCCGTGCGCAAGATGAAGGATTCCGACGGCCGGTTCCTGTGGGCGGACGGGCTGGCGGCGGGCGAACCGGCGCGTCTGCTGGGCTATCCCGTACTCATTGCCGAGGACATGCCGGACATCGCGCCCGACGCCGCGGCGATCGCCTTCGGCAACTTTCAAGCCGGTTACACCGTCGCCGAGCGTCCTGACCTGCGCGTGCTTCGCGACCCGTTCTCGGCCAAGCCGCATGTCCTGTTCTACGCCACCAAGCGCGTGGGCGGCGACGTGAGCGACTTTGCCGCGATCAAGCTGCTGAAATTCGCGGCCTCCTGA
- a CDS encoding head-tail adaptor protein, with the protein MSRPPKLNRRMVLEAPERAPDGAGGFRETWVALGVLWAEIKPRTGRESSGQELTLARVPYRIVVRGAPQGAESRPAPGQRFREGGRLFHIRAVTEADARGQYLTCFAEEEVPA; encoded by the coding sequence ATGAGCCGGCCGCCAAAGCTGAATCGCCGGATGGTTCTCGAGGCGCCGGAACGGGCGCCCGATGGTGCGGGCGGCTTTCGGGAAACCTGGGTGGCCCTGGGCGTGCTCTGGGCCGAGATCAAGCCTCGCACCGGCCGGGAGAGCTCGGGTCAGGAACTCACGCTCGCGCGTGTGCCCTACCGGATCGTGGTGCGAGGTGCGCCGCAGGGGGCCGAATCCCGACCCGCACCCGGCCAGAGATTTCGTGAGGGCGGGCGGCTGTTTCACATCCGCGCGGTGACCGAGGCGGACGCGCGCGGACAGTACCTGACCTGCTTTGCCGAAGAGGAGGTTCCGGCATGA
- a CDS encoding DUF3168 domain-containing protein, producing the protein MSYGAAAALQTAIYQRLSGDAALAALVGTAIYDVVPAGELPATYVSLGPEETRDASDKTGAGALHHVTISVVTAQAGFAQAKAAAGAISDALVGAPLSLSRGRLVGLWFDRARAKRVGDKDERRIDLRFAARVADD; encoded by the coding sequence ATGAGCTACGGTGCGGCGGCCGCGCTGCAGACGGCGATCTACCAGCGGCTTTCTGGCGATGCGGCGCTTGCAGCGCTGGTGGGAACCGCAATCTACGATGTGGTGCCCGCGGGCGAGTTGCCGGCCACGTATGTCAGCCTCGGCCCCGAAGAGACCCGCGATGCCTCGGACAAGACCGGGGCGGGCGCGCTTCACCACGTGACGATCTCGGTGGTGACGGCGCAGGCGGGATTCGCCCAGGCCAAGGCGGCAGCGGGCGCGATTTCCGACGCGCTGGTGGGCGCGCCGCTTTCACTTAGCCGGGGCCGGCTGGTCGGGCTGTGGTTCGACCGGGCCCGGGCCAAGCGGGTCGGCGACAAGGACGAACGCCGGATCGACCTGCGCTTCGCGGCCCGGGTTGCGGATGATTGA